In a genomic window of Vicia villosa cultivar HV-30 ecotype Madison, WI unplaced genomic scaffold, Vvil1.0 ctg.004085F_1_1, whole genome shotgun sequence:
- the LOC131641797 gene encoding putative F-box protein At3g24700 has product MVRNNIPFDLEVSILSNLPLKSLKRFACVCKAWGLVFENPNFLSIFSNNFISHQHSYYDDTPLLLLQMITDLDTGGLDTRYNSLYSLCGESFINKIKLEWPNPFYEEDLFYYILEYCSIDGTLCLCNHRDSLFRIVLWNPTTKKLNVIPRSPNEFVPCEWSFIKIQGFGYDYIRDDYKIIRELYLVPPRNDSHDDEDIYRKRMWEIYSLRSNSWRTLHIDMPFSYSGSAYFPPGERIYIYKTCHWLGSSDTNPNGPCLVSFNLSDEIFITTLIPFFKDAKLPDNYFSIHLVLLNGSIATVSWYHGSPTFHISVLGKLGVTESWIKLFIIGPLLGVDHPIGVGKEGNIFFRKQDGELILFDLRTQMIRELAINGWHFSQVVTYKESFIPIGGINL; this is encoded by the coding sequence ATGGTAAGAAACAACATACCCTTTGATCTTGAAGTTTCTATTCTCTCAAATTTACCTTTAAAATCGTTAAAACGATTTGCTTGTGTATGCAAAGCATGGGGTCTTGTATTTGAAAATCCAAATTTCTTGAgtattttttcaaacaattttataTCTCATCAACATTCGTATTATGATGATACACCTCTTCTCTTACTACAAATGATAACTGATTTGGATACTGGTGGTCTTGACACTCGTTATAACTCACTGTATTCTCTCTGTGGTGaaagttttataaataaaatcaaattagaATGGCCAAATCCCTTCTACGAGGAGgatttgttttattatattttggaaTACTGTAGTATTGATGGAACTCTTTGTTTGTGCAATCACAGGGATTCACTTTTTAGAATTGTATTATGGAATCCAACTACtaaaaaattaaatgtaattCCCCGTAGTCCGAATGAATTTGTACCGTGTGAGTGGAGTTTCATTAAAATTCAAGGATTTGGTTATGACTATATTAGAGATGACTATAAAATAATTCGAGAATTATATTTAGTTCCGCCTAGAAATGATTCACATGATGATGAAGATATATATAGAAAACGTATGTGGGAAATATATAGCTTAAGAAGTAATTCTTGGAGAACACTTCATATAGACATGCCTTTTAGTTATTCTGGAAGTGCTTATTTTCCACCTGGAGAACGGATATACATATATAAAACGTGTCATTGGTTAGGTTCAAGTGATACAAATCCTAATGGTCCATGCTTGGTTTCATTTAACTTAAGTGATGAGATATTCATTACAACACTTATACCCTTTTTCAAAGATGCTAAACTTCCGGATAACTATTTTAGCATACATTTAGTATTGTTAAATGGATCAATTGCTACAGTTTCATGGTATCATGGTTCTCCTACTTTCCATATATCGGTATTGGGAAAACTCGGTGTCACAGAGTCATGGATAAAACTCTTTATAATTGGACCATTGTTAGGAGTTGATCATCCTATTGGAGTCGGCAAGGAAGGTAATATATTCTTTAGAAAACAAGATGGcgaattaattttatttgatttaagaaCACAAATGATTAGAGAGCTTGCAATAAATGGATGGCATTTTAGTCAAGTAGTAACTTATAAGGAAAGCTTTATTCCAATTGGAGGAatcaatttgtaa